In Desulfomonile tiedjei DSM 6799, a genomic segment contains:
- a CDS encoding tetratricopeptide repeat protein, with amino-acid sequence MKASKIGMPVVALFVVILGNWVVSQSFPPMGHGMADSVGSPALPYTGSVSCRKCHEKFYQLWAPSHHGLAMQPYTVDLALNKLSPQTEEIVVGDFRYRVDITGETGWVIERGPEGEKKYWIDHVMGGKNVYYFLTSLDRGRLQTLPVAYDVNKKEWFDMAASGVRHVPGQTDEPIHWKDWQYTFNTACYGCHVSQVSTNYDLKTDTYNTVWKEPGINCETCHGPADEHIRVCEAAPKGTVPKDLKITRGGRDFSKEQNNATCSTCHAKAVVLTDTFQPGDRFFDHFGLVTLENSDYYPDGRDLGENYTYTSWLMSPCVKSGKLDCLHCHTSSGRYKFKSEDKANQACMPCHKEKIDNPTEHTHHKADSPGNRCISCHMPMTEFARMHRSDHSMLPPTPAATIAFKSPNACNACHKDKTPQWADETVRIWRKRDYQAAVLHRAGLIDSARKRDWNKLTEMLDYMTSKDRDVIFATSLLRLVPASEDSRVVPALLRAIKDPSPLMRAAAATALQTIPTKESVQARIEATGDGYRLVRVRAAASLAGYRNIALTEADKGKVEAANKEYLASVLSRQDQWESHYNLGNYYLDRGDMQQAVASYETALKMEPRAVLAMVNEAMAYARMGESQKVNETLQKALKVAPDNAAANFNMGLLKAEENNLIAAEKHLRAAFKADPQMAQAAYNLSVILSKDRLDEAVDFCRNAAEIRPDQPRYAYTLAFFRQQKGDLAGAADVLDGLIAKYPAHADAYVLLGGIYEKQGRKAEAEAVYSKGLAVEGLPDRHRIRMKVRLEALKGTSPDVQEK; translated from the coding sequence GTGAAAGCATCTAAAATTGGTATGCCCGTCGTAGCACTGTTTGTTGTTATTCTGGGAAACTGGGTAGTCTCACAATCATTTCCTCCTATGGGGCATGGAATGGCCGATAGTGTCGGATCACCTGCGCTCCCCTACACCGGTTCGGTGAGCTGCCGCAAATGTCACGAGAAATTCTACCAATTGTGGGCCCCTTCTCATCACGGACTGGCCATGCAGCCATATACCGTGGATTTGGCGCTCAATAAGCTCTCCCCTCAGACAGAGGAGATCGTCGTCGGGGACTTTCGATACCGTGTCGATATAACTGGAGAGACCGGTTGGGTCATTGAACGAGGTCCTGAAGGCGAGAAGAAGTATTGGATCGATCACGTCATGGGGGGGAAGAACGTTTACTATTTTCTTACTTCTCTGGATCGCGGGCGACTCCAGACTCTTCCCGTAGCATACGACGTGAACAAGAAAGAATGGTTTGACATGGCAGCGAGCGGGGTGCGGCACGTTCCGGGTCAGACGGACGAGCCGATACACTGGAAGGACTGGCAATACACTTTCAACACCGCCTGTTACGGGTGTCACGTGAGCCAAGTCTCCACGAATTACGATCTGAAGACTGACACGTACAATACGGTCTGGAAAGAGCCGGGCATCAATTGCGAGACTTGCCACGGTCCCGCTGATGAGCACATTCGTGTCTGCGAGGCCGCACCCAAGGGAACCGTTCCGAAAGACCTGAAGATAACGCGCGGCGGTCGTGACTTTTCCAAGGAGCAGAACAATGCGACATGCTCCACATGTCATGCCAAGGCGGTTGTGCTGACGGACACCTTCCAACCCGGGGACAGGTTTTTCGATCATTTCGGTCTGGTAACTCTCGAAAACTCCGACTATTACCCCGATGGCCGTGACCTTGGAGAGAACTACACATACACTTCCTGGCTCATGAGCCCCTGCGTGAAATCGGGAAAACTCGATTGTCTCCATTGCCACACATCCAGCGGCCGGTACAAATTCAAGAGTGAGGACAAAGCCAATCAGGCTTGCATGCCCTGCCATAAAGAGAAGATCGACAATCCCACTGAACATACGCACCACAAGGCCGACAGCCCGGGAAATAGGTGCATTTCCTGCCACATGCCCATGACGGAATTTGCGCGAATGCATAGGAGCGACCACTCGATGCTGCCCCCTACCCCTGCCGCAACCATCGCCTTCAAGTCTCCCAATGCGTGCAATGCATGCCATAAGGACAAGACTCCTCAATGGGCTGATGAGACGGTTAGGATCTGGCGTAAACGAGATTATCAGGCGGCAGTGCTCCACCGGGCGGGATTGATTGATTCAGCGCGAAAACGTGACTGGAACAAGCTCACGGAGATGCTTGACTATATGACAAGCAAAGATCGTGACGTAATTTTTGCAACGTCGCTTCTCCGCCTTGTGCCTGCTTCGGAGGACTCGCGAGTGGTACCAGCCTTGCTCCGGGCGATCAAAGATCCGTCCCCGCTCATGCGTGCTGCGGCTGCAACGGCCCTGCAAACCATACCCACGAAAGAATCTGTGCAAGCTCGGATAGAGGCGACGGGGGACGGCTACCGCCTTGTTCGGGTGCGAGCGGCAGCGTCGCTTGCCGGTTACCGGAATATCGCTCTGACGGAAGCAGACAAGGGAAAGGTCGAAGCCGCAAACAAGGAGTACTTGGCTTCCGTCCTGTCACGACAGGACCAGTGGGAATCGCATTACAATTTAGGCAACTACTACCTCGATCGCGGTGATATGCAACAGGCAGTAGCGTCATATGAAACGGCCCTGAAGATGGAACCGCGCGCGGTCCTCGCCATGGTCAACGAAGCAATGGCGTATGCCCGTATGGGTGAAAGCCAAAAGGTCAATGAGACCTTACAGAAGGCATTGAAAGTAGCTCCCGACAATGCCGCCGCGAATTTTAACATGGGCTTGCTCAAGGCCGAGGAGAATAATCTCATCGCTGCGGAGAAACACCTTAGGGCTGCTTTCAAGGCCGACCCTCAGATGGCTCAGGCAGCTTACAACCTCTCGGTAATTCTTTCGAAGGACCGTCTCGACGAGGCGGTGGATTTCTGCAGGAATGCTGCTGAAATAAGGCCGGACCAGCCCAGGTACGCTTATACGCTGGCTTTTTTTCGCCAACAGAAAGGGGACCTTGCCGGCGCAGCAGACGTACTGGATGGCCTCATTGCCAAATACCCCGCTCATGCCGATGCTTATGTGCTCCTGGGCGGAATCTATGAGAAACAGGGGAGAAAGGCGGAGGCTGAAGCAGTGTACAGCAAGGGACTAGCTGTAGAAGGTCTACCAGACCGGCACAGGATTCGTATGAAGGTTCGCCTGGAAGCCTTGAAAGGTACCTCTCCGGATGTGCAAGAAAAATGA